Proteins encoded within one genomic window of Rossellomorea vietnamensis:
- a CDS encoding acyl-CoA thioesterase, with translation MKHFTYIEDIETWQQEFSFSIHIKVRFSETDMFGHMNNTVPFTYFEEARIEYLKHIGFMQDWVKPEHDTIPVVADLQCDFVKQVFFDETLKVYVKADRVGRSSVDLHYMGLNEEEQVCFTGRGTMVQISKETGKGVPWTEEMKSKLHSEKVVSSPV, from the coding sequence TTGAAACATTTTACATACATTGAAGATATAGAAACATGGCAACAAGAATTTTCATTTTCAATCCATATAAAGGTCCGGTTTTCTGAGACTGATATGTTTGGACATATGAATAACACTGTTCCATTCACGTATTTTGAAGAAGCGAGGATCGAATATTTAAAACACATTGGATTTATGCAAGACTGGGTGAAACCCGAGCATGATACGATCCCTGTCGTTGCAGATTTACAATGTGATTTTGTGAAGCAAGTATTCTTCGACGAGACGTTGAAGGTATATGTGAAGGCAGATCGCGTTGGTCGTTCTTCAGTGGATTTACATTACATGGGTCTGAATGAAGAAGAACAGGTTTGCTTTACTGGTAGAGGAACCATGGTGCAAATATCGAAGGAAACTGGAAAAGGTGTCCCTTGGACGGAAGAAATGAAGTCGAAGCTTCATAGCGAAAAGGTGGTCTCGAGCCCGGTTTAA
- a CDS encoding tetratricopeptide repeat protein has translation MNKGNQEGKGKIVQFPGLKDRLLEKGVQALEKGEVHESSQLLAQAYELEPDNPDINTALVLSLYESKQYDQAGSICKEMLLEGIGDYFEVVDMYLMILIQLHKHSEVIDTINALFDEREVPFEKEEHFRKLLHFSEKVVNGKAAVPEKEVENEDQSSILTGKSLEEQTLIVAQLVHRNIHPFIGELQGVLQDPDAHPFLQTMILNVLKEHGMDKEVVVVKLGMEERVHPAALEDVFESDFFTGVTHALDELLAQTNPTLFQHAEELLKRHAFLLYPFTLKEEPDEIAAVYAYYTAGMFADAILEEELKEQVESSQAKGILSRLTELEEISSPNI, from the coding sequence ATGAATAAGGGAAACCAAGAAGGAAAAGGGAAGATTGTACAGTTCCCAGGATTGAAGGACCGGCTGCTGGAAAAAGGGGTGCAGGCCCTGGAAAAAGGGGAAGTCCATGAATCCTCCCAGCTCCTCGCACAAGCCTATGAATTGGAACCGGATAACCCGGACATCAATACGGCACTCGTATTATCGCTCTATGAAAGCAAACAATACGATCAGGCTGGATCCATATGTAAAGAGATGCTCCTCGAAGGAATCGGTGACTATTTCGAGGTCGTGGATATGTACTTAATGATTCTGATACAGCTTCACAAGCACAGTGAAGTGATCGATACAATCAATGCCCTTTTTGATGAAAGGGAAGTACCCTTTGAAAAGGAAGAACACTTCAGGAAGCTTCTCCATTTCAGTGAAAAGGTAGTGAACGGGAAAGCGGCTGTTCCTGAGAAGGAAGTAGAGAATGAAGATCAATCGTCAATCTTGACAGGAAAAAGCCTCGAGGAACAGACGTTGATTGTGGCACAGCTCGTTCATCGTAATATTCACCCGTTCATCGGGGAATTGCAGGGGGTTTTACAGGATCCCGATGCCCATCCGTTTTTACAAACGATGATATTAAATGTTTTAAAAGAGCATGGAATGGATAAAGAAGTAGTTGTGGTGAAGTTAGGGATGGAAGAGCGGGTTCATCCCGCAGCGTTGGAAGACGTTTTCGAGTCGGATTTCTTCACCGGGGTCACGCATGCCCTGGATGAGCTTCTGGCACAAACGAATCCCACTCTATTTCAGCACGCAGAAGAATTACTGAAACGTCACGCCTTTCTGCTCTATCCATTTACACTTAAAGAAGAACCGGACGAAATCGCTGCGGTATATGCCTATTACACCGCCGGGATGTTTGCCGATGCGATCCTTGAAGAAGAGTTAAAAGAGCAGGTTGAAAGCAGTCAGGCTAAAGGGATTTTATCAAGGCTTACGGAACTAGAGGAAATTTCCTCTCCGAATATTTAA
- a CDS encoding GerMN domain-containing protein translates to MAKKAKVSIAVTVLASSVYLSGCGLLSFGDDKEKIDPPQDLSYLKEGEKVDTAKKEDSDKKVSKEEAGAETVMTELYLIDKNGYVVSQSIPLPNQESVAKQAVEYLVKNGPVENILPNGFRAVLPADTQVTVDIKDGKAIADFSPEFNNYQPEDEQKILQSVTWTLTQFDSVEKVELRVNGYPLTEMPVNGTPIDENGLTRKVGINVDTSGVVDPTSTKPLTVYYVSQSDDKTYYVPVTKRVSSKSADEVKAVVNELIEGPGYSSSLASDFTGAKLLDDPKLEDGTVTLNFNEAVYGSLEEKMVSEHMLNSLVLSLTEQKGIKGVSVLVNGEATTVSKDGETVTEPVTRPENVNAISF, encoded by the coding sequence ATGGCAAAAAAAGCAAAGGTGTCAATTGCTGTAACGGTTTTAGCTTCTTCTGTATATCTTTCCGGTTGTGGATTACTCAGTTTCGGTGATGACAAGGAGAAGATCGATCCTCCTCAAGACTTATCCTACTTGAAAGAAGGGGAGAAAGTCGATACCGCCAAGAAAGAGGATTCAGATAAAAAGGTGAGCAAAGAAGAAGCGGGTGCTGAGACCGTCATGACGGAATTGTATTTAATCGATAAAAACGGCTATGTCGTTTCCCAGTCGATCCCTCTTCCAAATCAGGAAAGCGTGGCCAAACAGGCCGTGGAATACTTAGTGAAGAATGGTCCTGTCGAAAACATCCTGCCAAACGGATTCAGGGCCGTATTACCGGCAGATACGCAAGTGACGGTTGATATTAAAGACGGAAAGGCGATTGCCGATTTTTCTCCGGAATTCAATAATTATCAGCCTGAAGATGAACAGAAAATCCTTCAGTCCGTAACATGGACATTGACTCAGTTCGATTCGGTTGAGAAAGTTGAACTGCGGGTGAACGGGTATCCATTAACGGAGATGCCGGTGAATGGTACGCCGATCGACGAAAATGGATTAACGAGAAAAGTCGGGATCAATGTGGATACGTCAGGCGTGGTGGATCCGACGAGCACCAAACCGCTTACAGTGTATTATGTATCGCAATCCGATGATAAGACCTATTATGTTCCTGTGACGAAACGCGTCAGTTCCAAATCCGCAGATGAAGTCAAGGCAGTGGTGAATGAACTGATCGAAGGGCCGGGTTATTCTTCTTCCCTGGCAAGTGACTTTACTGGGGCAAAGCTGTTGGATGATCCGAAGCTTGAGGATGGAACCGTGACGCTGAACTTTAATGAAGCGGTGTATGGCAGCCTGGAAGAAAAGATGGTTTCTGAGCATATGCTGAATTCCCTCGTCCTCTCCCTGACCGAGCAAAAGGGCATCAAAGGGGTATCGGTACTCGTGAATGGTGAAGCGACCACCGTCTCTAAAGACGGGGAAACGGTGACTGAACCGGTGACAAGACCAGAAAATGTGAACGCAATTAGTTTTTAA
- the racE gene encoding glutamate racemase, whose protein sequence is MIQPIGIIDSGVGGLTVAREVMRQLPKETIYYLGDTARCPYGPRSAQEVKAFTWEMTQYLMQYDIKMLIIACNTATAVVLDEIQTHLDIPVIGVIHPGARAAIKHTHNKRIGVLGTVGTINSGAYVDALHSLHGSLDVTSLACPKFVPLVESGEYDSSMATDIVGETLHPLKESGIDTLILGCTHYPLLQPKIQAYMGPEISVISSGDETAREVSTILDYYNLLYRGVLKPEHRFFNTGSSAIFSRIASDWLTVGEVTAETIRLQE, encoded by the coding sequence GTGATTCAACCAATCGGCATCATTGATTCTGGGGTAGGGGGGCTCACCGTCGCGAGAGAAGTGATGCGTCAGCTGCCGAAAGAGACCATCTATTACTTAGGTGATACAGCCCGCTGCCCCTACGGACCCAGATCAGCTCAAGAAGTAAAAGCGTTCACGTGGGAAATGACTCAATATCTCATGCAATATGATATCAAAATGCTGATCATTGCCTGCAATACCGCCACTGCGGTGGTACTGGATGAAATACAGACCCATTTGGATATACCGGTGATTGGCGTCATCCATCCAGGAGCCCGGGCTGCGATCAAGCATACTCATAATAAGAGGATCGGTGTCCTTGGAACCGTGGGGACAATCAATAGCGGTGCCTATGTGGATGCCCTTCACTCCCTTCACGGAAGTCTGGACGTCACGTCCCTCGCCTGCCCGAAGTTTGTTCCGCTTGTAGAAAGTGGAGAGTATGACAGCTCCATGGCGACTGATATAGTAGGGGAGACGCTCCATCCTCTTAAAGAGTCCGGGATCGATACGTTGATCCTCGGGTGTACCCATTATCCGTTGCTGCAGCCGAAGATACAGGCTTATATGGGCCCTGAGATCAGTGTGATAAGTTCCGGTGACGAAACCGCCCGGGAAGTCAGTACGATCCTTGATTATTATAATCTCCTGTACAGGGGAGTCCTCAAGCCGGAACACCGTTTTTTCAACACGGGGTCTTCGGCGATCTTTTCCCGGATCGCCTCCGATTGGCTGACAGTCGGGGAAGTAACGGCAGAAACCATCCGATTACAAGAGTAG
- the rph gene encoding ribonuclease PH — translation MRTDGREKDQLRHIEIETGYVKHPEGSVLITVGETKVICNASIEERVPPFMRNSGKGWITAEYSMLPRATETRNIRESSKGKISGRTMEIQRLIGRALRAVVDLDALGERTIWIDCDVIQADGGTRTASITGAFVAMAIALAKLQDSKKISSFPLKSFLAATSVGIVEEHGAVLDLNYIEDSSALVDMNIIMTGEGEFVELQGTGEEATFTMDQLHQLLKLGQVGIHELFQIQQQSLGDIVKRFQ, via the coding sequence ATGAGAACAGACGGCAGAGAAAAGGATCAATTGCGACATATCGAAATCGAGACAGGATACGTCAAGCATCCGGAAGGTTCTGTATTGATAACGGTTGGTGAAACGAAGGTCATTTGTAACGCCAGTATCGAAGAGCGTGTGCCTCCGTTTATGAGGAACAGTGGAAAAGGGTGGATCACGGCGGAATATTCCATGCTTCCGAGAGCGACGGAAACGAGAAATATCCGTGAATCGTCCAAAGGGAAAATCTCGGGTAGGACGATGGAAATTCAACGCTTGATTGGACGTGCCCTGAGAGCGGTCGTTGACTTGGATGCGTTGGGAGAACGCACGATCTGGATCGATTGTGATGTCATTCAAGCAGATGGCGGGACAAGAACGGCTTCCATTACCGGGGCATTCGTTGCCATGGCAATCGCCCTTGCCAAGCTTCAGGACAGTAAAAAGATTTCTTCATTCCCACTCAAGAGCTTCCTTGCAGCGACAAGTGTCGGGATTGTGGAAGAACACGGAGCAGTCCTTGATTTGAATTATATTGAAGATAGCAGCGCATTGGTGGATATGAACATCATCATGACGGGTGAGGGTGAATTTGTGGAGCTTCAGGGAACCGGTGAAGAAGCCACCTTTACAATGGATCAACTGCATCAATTACTGAAGCTTGGACAAGTTGGGATACACGAATTATTCCAAATCCAGCAGCAATCATTAGGTGATATCGTAAAGAGATTTCAATAA
- a CDS encoding metallophosphoesterase codes for MRLLVVSDSHGSKDELLDLSEMYKSSVDAMIHCGDSELSADDPALSSYLIVRGNCDMDARLPDDLVEKVDDHTIMVTHGHHYGIKMSLMKLRYRAEEVGAQFVFFGHSHSLGAEWINGTLFLNPGSILLPRGRSERTYALVDTEDQEINVTFLTHDHVVLDELTQTFS; via the coding sequence ATGAGATTATTAGTTGTAAGTGACAGTCATGGATCCAAAGATGAATTGTTGGATCTCTCAGAGATGTACAAGTCCAGTGTAGACGCCATGATTCACTGTGGTGACTCGGAGTTGAGTGCGGATGATCCTGCATTATCATCTTATCTCATTGTCCGGGGGAACTGTGACATGGATGCACGACTGCCTGACGACCTGGTAGAGAAGGTAGACGACCACACCATCATGGTGACGCACGGACATCACTATGGAATCAAGATGTCATTGATGAAACTCCGATACAGAGCGGAAGAGGTCGGGGCACAGTTTGTGTTCTTTGGTCACTCCCACTCACTGGGGGCAGAATGGATTAACGGCACATTATTCCTGAACCCTGGAAGCATCCTGCTGCCACGGGGAAGAAGTGAGCGTACCTACGCATTGGTAGATACGGAAGATCAAGAAATCAACGTCACATTCCTGACCCACGATCATGTGGTGCTGGATGAATTGACGCAAACATTCAGCTAG
- the sdhB gene encoding succinate dehydrogenase iron-sulfur subunit has translation MSENKKVRFIITRQESPETAPFQEEFELDYRPNMNVISALMEIRRNPVNAKGEHTTPINWDMNCLEEVCGACSMVINGKPRQSCTALVDQLEQPIRLEPMRTFPVVRDLQVDRSRMFDSLKKVKAWIPIDGTYDLGPGPRMPEKKRQWAYELSKCMTCGVCLEACPNVNSKSDFIGPAPLSQVRLFNAHPTGAMNQDERLESIMGDGGLANCGNSQNCVQSCPKGIPLTTSIAALNRETTFQMFKNFFGSDHMVD, from the coding sequence ATGAGTGAAAATAAAAAAGTCCGTTTTATCATTACTCGTCAAGAAAGCCCGGAAACTGCTCCTTTCCAAGAAGAGTTCGAACTTGATTATCGTCCGAATATGAACGTGATTTCCGCCTTGATGGAAATCCGTCGTAATCCGGTCAATGCAAAAGGGGAGCACACCACTCCGATCAACTGGGATATGAACTGTCTGGAAGAGGTATGTGGAGCTTGTTCAATGGTGATCAATGGAAAGCCGAGACAATCTTGTACGGCATTGGTCGATCAATTAGAACAGCCGATCCGTCTTGAGCCAATGCGCACTTTCCCTGTCGTCCGCGACCTGCAGGTAGACCGCAGCCGCATGTTCGACAGTCTGAAGAAAGTGAAAGCATGGATCCCGATCGATGGAACATATGATCTTGGTCCTGGACCGCGTATGCCTGAGAAAAAGCGTCAGTGGGCATATGAATTATCAAAATGTATGACATGTGGTGTATGTCTGGAAGCATGTCCGAACGTGAACAGTAAGTCCGATTTCATCGGGCCTGCTCCGCTATCTCAAGTACGCTTGTTCAATGCGCACCCAACTGGTGCCATGAATCAGGATGAGCGCCTTGAGTCCATCATGGGCGACGGTGGACTTGCCAACTGCGGTAACTCACAAAACTGTGTTCAATCTTGTCCAAAAGGAATTCCTTTGACGACTTCGATTGCGGCACTTAACCGTGAAACCACTTTCCAAATGTTCAAAAACTTCTTCGGAAGCGACCATATGGTTGATTAA
- a CDS encoding helix-turn-helix domain-containing protein, with translation MKDNDFTHKPLLTKREKEVFELLVQDKTTKEIASDLFISEKTVRNHISNAMQKLGVKGRSQAVVELLRMGELKL, from the coding sequence TTGAAGGACAATGATTTTACACACAAACCGTTGCTCACCAAAAGAGAAAAAGAAGTATTCGAACTGTTGGTTCAAGACAAAACAACTAAAGAAATTGCTAGTGATCTATTTATTAGCGAGAAAACAGTTCGAAATCATATTTCCAACGCCATGCAAAAGCTTGGAGTGAAGGGGCGATCTCAAGCTGTTGTAGAGCTTCTTCGCATGGGGGAACTCAAGCTTTAA
- a CDS encoding bifunctional metallophosphatase/5'-nucleotidase encodes MKRIGLIFIILFSNISTFVLDEVKGKEMEDGEPFRLTILHTNDVHSHLENVPYLHTAIKEERKKDGDALLLDAGDVFSGTLFFNEYLGQADAAFMNEIGYDAMTLGNHEFDKGSEVLANFIKELSFPVVSSNVDVRLDPILAPFMESGIPEQAESGKIYPSIIQTVKGIKIGIIGITTEDTAFLSAPDKKIVFQDAERKVLEEMKKLQVKGVNHIILLSHLGLRQDKMLAQKVKGIDIIVGGHSHTRLETPLVYNLKSKPTLIVQGDEYGKSLGKLTALFSEGGVLTGWNGELLDVLTKDQIGNDVYPPDPWAVKRFEQLRRPIEKVKSMDIGTTNTALNGNRRDVRTKETNLGNLITDAMLEKANHYGPTQIAFQNGGGIRNSIDAGTITLGDVLEVLPFGNTLVILNLTGEEIILALEHSVANVEGETGQFLQVSGMTFVFDPSKPIGNRVTEVKIQGAPLDRSKTYGVAVNAFLAGGGDGFTVLKSAKENGRISELHLNLYEVISEYLTTHSPVSPQEEERIMERIE; translated from the coding sequence ATGAAGCGAATCGGATTGATATTCATAATCTTGTTTTCCAATATTTCAACTTTTGTCTTGGATGAAGTGAAGGGAAAGGAAATGGAAGATGGGGAGCCTTTCCGTTTGACGATTCTGCATACGAATGATGTTCATTCCCATTTGGAAAACGTTCCGTATTTGCACACGGCGATTAAAGAAGAGCGGAAAAAGGATGGGGATGCCCTTCTTTTGGACGCGGGGGATGTGTTTTCGGGGACGTTGTTTTTTAATGAATATCTGGGACAGGCAGATGCTGCATTCATGAATGAAATTGGCTATGACGCCATGACGCTTGGAAATCATGAATTCGATAAGGGAAGTGAGGTGCTGGCGAACTTTATTAAGGAACTTTCCTTTCCCGTGGTGAGCAGCAATGTGGATGTCCGGCTTGATCCTATCCTAGCTCCTTTCATGGAAAGTGGAATTCCGGAACAGGCTGAAAGTGGGAAGATCTATCCTTCTATCATTCAAACAGTAAAGGGGATCAAGATCGGCATCATCGGAATCACAACCGAAGATACGGCTTTCCTTTCTGCTCCAGATAAGAAGATAGTCTTTCAGGATGCCGAAAGGAAAGTACTTGAAGAAATGAAAAAGCTACAGGTAAAGGGAGTGAATCATATTATCCTGCTGTCGCATCTGGGATTACGGCAGGACAAAATGCTGGCTCAAAAGGTGAAAGGAATCGATATCATCGTCGGCGGCCATTCCCATACACGATTGGAAACCCCGCTTGTGTACAACTTGAAATCGAAACCGACCCTGATCGTTCAGGGTGATGAGTATGGGAAGTCACTTGGTAAATTAACGGCTTTATTTTCCGAAGGAGGGGTACTGACCGGGTGGAATGGTGAGCTGCTGGATGTGTTGACCAAAGATCAAATAGGAAATGATGTGTATCCACCTGATCCATGGGCAGTTAAGAGATTTGAGCAATTACGGAGGCCCATCGAAAAGGTAAAGAGCATGGATATTGGTACAACCAACACTGCATTAAATGGAAATCGTCGGGACGTTCGGACCAAAGAGACCAATTTAGGCAACCTCATTACAGATGCCATGCTGGAGAAAGCGAATCATTATGGCCCGACTCAAATCGCCTTTCAGAATGGTGGCGGGATCAGGAATTCCATCGATGCGGGAACCATTACCCTGGGAGATGTGTTGGAGGTGCTGCCGTTTGGGAATACCCTTGTCATATTGAACCTGACGGGGGAGGAGATCATTCTTGCATTGGAGCATAGTGTGGCGAATGTGGAAGGGGAAACAGGTCAATTCCTGCAGGTATCGGGCATGACATTTGTCTTTGATCCCTCAAAGCCCATTGGTAATAGAGTAACGGAAGTGAAAATACAAGGAGCTCCCCTTGACCGTTCCAAGACGTATGGAGTGGCCGTCAACGCATTCCTTGCAGGCGGAGGGGATGGTTTTACCGTATTGAAAAGTGCAAAAGAAAACGGCAGGATTTCAGAGCTGCACCTCAATCTGTATGAGGTGATAAGTGAGTATCTCACCACCCATTCCCCCGTTTCCCCGCAAGAGGAAGAGAGGATTATGGAACGAATAGAATAA
- a CDS encoding XTP/dITP diphosphatase: protein MTKRVIIATKNRGKAKEFQHMFAPYGYEVQTLLDLPHIEDVEETGVTFEENAILKAETVARELGELVIADDSGLAIDALEGRPGVYSARYAGEEKSDEANMTKVLEELESVEESDRTARFHCVLAIAGPDMETKTVTGSCEGMILREKRGTNGFGYDPIFFVPSLGKTMAELTQDEKSQISHRGHALEKLGNMISDLV, encoded by the coding sequence ATGACAAAACGAGTGATCATAGCCACAAAGAACAGGGGAAAAGCAAAAGAATTCCAACATATGTTTGCGCCTTACGGGTATGAGGTACAAACATTACTAGACCTTCCTCATATTGAGGATGTGGAAGAAACAGGCGTAACCTTTGAAGAGAATGCGATTTTAAAAGCGGAAACTGTAGCCCGTGAATTAGGGGAACTTGTGATTGCCGATGATTCCGGGTTGGCCATCGATGCCCTTGAAGGTCGTCCGGGCGTGTATTCCGCGCGCTATGCCGGGGAAGAAAAAAGCGACGAAGCGAATATGACGAAAGTATTAGAGGAGCTTGAGTCAGTGGAAGAATCCGACCGAACGGCCCGTTTTCACTGTGTGTTGGCCATTGCCGGCCCTGACATGGAAACGAAGACGGTGACAGGAAGTTGTGAAGGGATGATCCTGCGTGAGAAGAGAGGGACGAACGGGTTTGGCTACGATCCAATCTTCTTCGTGCCTTCCCTTGGAAAGACCATGGCTGAATTGACACAAGATGAAAAGAGTCAGATCAGTCATCGAGGTCACGCACTAGAAAAGCTCGGAAATATGATTTCAGACTTAGTTTAA
- a CDS encoding MarR family winged helix-turn-helix transcriptional regulator, whose protein sequence is MTNSKEQSIEDIQVVADIEKDLRYISSIIKQKGREILSQYTITPPQFIALQWLFEYGDMTIGDLSNKMYLACSTTTDLVDRMEKNQLVERVKDENDRRVVRIHMLKEGERIIEEVIKKRQNYLQSALTDFSAQEVLLLKDHLAKLHQEIKPE, encoded by the coding sequence ATGACGAATTCTAAAGAGCAATCCATTGAAGATATACAAGTTGTGGCAGATATCGAGAAAGACCTTCGATACATATCATCGATCATTAAGCAAAAAGGAAGAGAGATATTAAGTCAGTACACCATCACGCCACCACAGTTCATCGCGTTGCAATGGTTATTCGAGTATGGGGATATGACAATCGGAGATCTTTCGAATAAAATGTACCTTGCCTGCAGTACGACAACGGATCTTGTTGATAGAATGGAAAAAAACCAGTTAGTCGAGCGGGTCAAGGATGAGAATGATCGTCGCGTCGTACGCATTCATATGTTAAAAGAGGGCGAAAGAATTATTGAAGAAGTGATCAAGAAAAGGCAGAATTACTTACAGAGTGCCTTAACGGATTTCTCTGCCCAGGAAGTGCTATTATTAAAAGATCATTTAGCAAAACTCCATCAGGAAATTAAACCAGAATGA
- the sdhA gene encoding succinate dehydrogenase flavoprotein subunit: MSKGKIIVVGGGLAGLMATIKAAEKGTQVDLFSLVPVKRSHSVCAQGGINGAVNTKGEGDSPWEHFDDTVYGGDFLANQPPVKAMTEAAPGIIHLLDRMGVMFNRTPEGLLDFRRFGGTQHHRTAFAGATTGQQLLYALDEQVRRHEVAGLVSKFEGWEFLGVVIDDEGVARGIVAQNLQTMEIKSFAADAVIMASGGPGIIFGKSTNSVINTGSAASIVYQQGAYYANGEFIQIHPTAIPGDDKLRLMSESARGEGGRVWTYKDGKPWYFLEEKYPAYGNLVPRDIATREIFDVCVNQKLGINGENMVYLDLSHKDSKELDIKLGGIIEIYEKFMGDDPRKVPMKIFPAVHYSMGGLWVDYDQMTNIPGLFAAGECDYSQHGGNRLGANSLLSAIYGGMVAGPNAIKYIEGLEKTVESVPSSLFDRYVKQEEEKWNNIMSLNGTENAYVIHKELGEWMTDNVTVVRHNDKLKQTDEKIQELMERYQNININDTAKWSNQGATFTRQLWNMLQLARVITIGALNRNESRGAHYKPDFPERNDEEFLKTTMAKYNAATNTPEFHYEEVDTSLIAPRKRDYSKSKGGSK, encoded by the coding sequence ATGAGTAAAGGTAAAATCATCGTTGTCGGTGGCGGTTTAGCCGGCCTGATGGCCACAATTAAAGCAGCAGAAAAAGGAACGCAAGTCGATTTATTCTCACTGGTACCCGTTAAGCGTTCTCACTCTGTATGTGCACAGGGTGGAATTAACGGAGCCGTTAATACAAAGGGAGAAGGGGATTCTCCTTGGGAACATTTTGATGATACGGTTTATGGTGGGGATTTCTTAGCGAATCAACCGCCTGTTAAAGCAATGACAGAAGCAGCACCTGGGATCATTCACTTACTCGATCGTATGGGTGTTATGTTTAACCGTACGCCTGAAGGGTTACTGGATTTCCGTCGCTTCGGTGGGACCCAGCATCACAGAACCGCTTTCGCTGGTGCTACGACTGGTCAGCAGCTATTATACGCTTTGGACGAGCAGGTTCGCCGTCATGAAGTGGCTGGATTAGTCAGCAAGTTCGAAGGCTGGGAATTCCTTGGAGTCGTCATTGATGACGAGGGAGTTGCAAGAGGGATCGTTGCCCAAAACCTTCAAACAATGGAAATCAAATCATTTGCAGCGGATGCCGTTATTATGGCTTCAGGTGGACCGGGGATCATCTTCGGTAAATCTACAAACTCTGTCATCAATACAGGTTCAGCCGCTTCGATCGTGTATCAACAAGGTGCGTACTATGCAAATGGTGAGTTCATCCAGATTCACCCGACAGCGATTCCAGGGGATGATAAGCTTCGCCTCATGAGTGAATCTGCACGTGGTGAAGGTGGACGTGTCTGGACGTATAAAGACGGTAAACCGTGGTACTTCCTTGAAGAGAAGTACCCTGCATACGGAAACCTTGTACCGCGTGATATTGCCACACGTGAAATCTTTGACGTGTGCGTAAACCAGAAGCTTGGTATCAATGGCGAGAACATGGTTTACCTGGATCTATCTCATAAGGATTCAAAAGAGCTTGATATCAAGCTTGGCGGTATCATCGAAATCTATGAGAAGTTCATGGGTGATGACCCGCGTAAAGTACCAATGAAAATCTTCCCTGCCGTTCACTATTCGATGGGTGGACTATGGGTCGATTATGATCAAATGACGAATATTCCTGGATTATTCGCAGCAGGGGAATGCGATTATTCTCAGCACGGTGGTAACCGCTTAGGGGCTAACTCATTGCTATCCGCTATCTATGGCGGTATGGTGGCAGGTCCAAATGCGATTAAGTATATTGAAGGACTTGAGAAAACAGTTGAATCCGTTCCATCTTCCCTATTCGACCGCTATGTGAAACAGGAAGAAGAAAAATGGAACAACATCATGTCCCTGAATGGCACTGAAAATGCGTATGTCATCCATAAAGAGCTTGGGGAATGGATGACGGATAACGTAACGGTTGTACGTCATAACGATAAGCTGAAACAAACGGATGAAAAGATCCAGGAACTGATGGAACGTTACCAAAATATCAATATCAATGATACGGCTAAATGGAGCAACCAAGGGGCGACATTCACCCGTCAATTGTGGAACATGCTTCAGCTTGCCCGTGTTATTACAATCGGTGCATTAAATCGTAATGAGAGCCGTGGAGCCCATTACAAACCTGATTTCCCTGAACGTAATGACGAAGAATTCCTGAAAACGACGATGGCGAAATACAATGCCGCGACGAACACTCCGGAATTCCATTACGAGGAAGTTGATACTTCATTGATCGCACCACGTAAGCGTGACTATTCTAAGAGCAAAGGGGGAAGTAAATGA